In one window of Hyla sarda isolate aHylSar1 chromosome 1, aHylSar1.hap1, whole genome shotgun sequence DNA:
- the LOC130300101 gene encoding probable N-acetyltransferase camello codes for MADFFIRPYESRDYDVVRALFAEGVMDYRPSTFMYLLRLRPIQVTVLVSFVALYLVFRSFLVSWLGLVALLALGYLCVIIAFQKIVTKAYNMDLQNIEESYTARPNSTFFVAESNGRVVGMVGVQPVQGSHREVELRRLCVAKDQRHKGIAKTLCWHVIDFARQRGFHHVTLNTSTIQHAAHKLYRNMGFRVTKSKPVSHPIGRYLNVTVTYYSYDIKS; via the coding sequence ATGGCGGACTTCTTTATAAGACCTTACGAGAGCAGAGACTATGACGTTGTCCGTGCGTTATTTGCTGAAGGAGTGATGGACTATCGCCCCAGTACTTTCATGTACTTACTGAGGCTCCGCCCCATTCAGGTTACGGTGCTCGTGTCATTCGTGGCCTTATATTTGGTTTTCAGGTCCTTCCTTGTGTCTTGGTTGGGTTTAGTGGCTCTTTTGGCCTTAGGTTACCTCTGCGTTATCATTGCCTTTCAGAAGATTGTAACCAAAGCCTACAATATGGACTTACAGAACATAGAGGAATCCTACACGGCGAGGCCAAACTCCACCTTCTTTGTGGCAGAATCCAATGGTAGAGTGGTTGGCATGGTGGGTGTCCAACCTGTCCAAGGGTCCCACCGGGAAGTAGAGCTGAGACGTCTATGTGTTGCCAAGGACCAGCGGCACAAAGGGATCGCCAAAACCCTCTGTTGGCACGTCATTGACTTTGCTCGCCAACGCGGATTCCATCATGTGACTCTAAATACGTCAACAATACAACACGCGGCTCATAAGCTTTACCGGAACATGGGCTTTCGGGTAACGAAGTCCAAGCCGGTCTCTCATCCAATCGGAAGATACCTAAATGTCACCGTCACCTATTACTCGTATGATATAAAGTCATAA